One genomic window of Cannabis sativa cultivar Pink pepper isolate KNU-18-1 chromosome 2, ASM2916894v1, whole genome shotgun sequence includes the following:
- the LOC115719639 gene encoding uncharacterized protein LOC115719639, which produces MIAICQSGGEFVTNKDGTLFYKGGDAHAIDIDDEVKFDDFRLEVAEMFNCNMNSMSIKYFLPGNKKTLITISNEKDLKRMIKFHGDSSTADVYVIVEEIAAQDISNMPASRSSRTTLSETVLPVDTTLDVVGDTAQPDMAIDVVDDTNAQIDLTADISPMFPLVASFDEKNAKGAQQWQNTITGVGQRFSGVHEFRESLRKYAIAHQFAFKYKKNDSHRVTVKCKAEGCPWRIHASRLSTTQLICIKKMNPTHTCEGAVATTGHQATRSWVASIIKEKLKVFPNYKPKDIVNDIKQEYGIQLNYFQAWRGKEIAKEQLQGSYKEAYNQLPYLCEKIMETNPGSLANFTTKEDSSFHRLFVAFHASLYGFQQGCRPLIFLDGVPLKSKYQGNLLAASAADGNDAVFPLAFAVVDAETNDNWNWFLLQLKSALSTSCPLTFVADRQKGLRESIPEVFKGSYHGYCLRYLTEELLRDLKGQFSHEVKRLMVEDFFTAAYSLKAETFQSSLENIKSISIEAYNWIAQSEPHNWANAFFQGTRYNHLTSNFGELFYSWASEANELPITQMVDVIRGKIMELIYTRRTDSNHWLTRLTPTMEEKLEKEAHKARGLQVLLSTGSTFEVRGDSIETVNIDHWECSCRGWQLSGLPCCHAIAVISCLAQSMYDYCSRYYTTESYRLTYSESIHPIPNVDIPLLQDSSQTAITVTPPPTRRPPGRPTTKKQLSLDVSKRQLQCSRCKGLGHNKSTCKELDCITAPGTS; this is translated from the exons ATGATAGCTATATGTCAATCTGGGGGTGAGTTTGTCACCAATAAAGATGGTACATTGTTCTACAAAGGAGGAGATGCTCACGCTATAGACATTGATGATGAGGTTAAGTTTGATGATTTTAGGCTTGAGGTGGCTGAGATGTTCAATTGTAACATGAATTCAATGTCAATTAAGTATTTTCTTCCTGGGAACAAGAAGACCCTTATCACGATTTCTAATGAGAAAGATCTTAAGCGCATGATTAAGTTCCATGGGGATTCTTCCACGGCTGATGTCTATGTAATTGTGGAAGAGATTGCCGCTCAGGATATCTCTAACATGCCCGCCAGTAG GTCTAGCAGAACAACATTGTCTGAAACTGTGCTTCCAGTTGATACTACTCTGGATGTTGTTGGTGATACTGCTCAACCCGATATGGCAATTGATGTTGTGGATGACACCAATGCTCAAATTGATTTAACTGCTGATATTTCACCAATGTTTCCTCTTGTTGCTTCCTTTGATGAGAAGAATGCTAAAGGTGCCCAGCAGTGGCAGAACACTATCACTGGTGTAGGTCAAAGGTTCAGCGGTGTTCATGAATTTCGTGAGTCCTTGCGTAAATATGCTATTGCACATCAGTTTGCATTTAAGTATAAGAAGAATGATAGTCACCGTGTTACTGTCAAGTGTAAAGCAGAAGGTTGCCCTTGGAGAATTCATGCATCACGGCTGTCAACTACTCAACTGATATGCATTAAGAAGATGAATCCCACACATACTTGTGAAGGGGCTGTTGCAACAACTGGACATCAAGCAACTAGGAGTTGGGTTGCAAGCATTATTAAGGAGAAGTTGAAAGTCTTTCCAAATTATAAGCCCAAGGACATTGTAAATGACATCAAGCAGGAATACGGAATACAGTTAAACTACTTCCAAGCCTGGCGAGGAAAGGAAATTGCAAAGGAGCAACTTCAGGGTTCATACAAAGAGGCATATAATCAATTACCTTATTTATGCGAGAAGATAATGGAGACCAATCCAGGTAGTTTAGCAAATTTTACCACCAAGGAAGACTCGAGTTTTCATCGTCTTTTTGTTGCTTTCCATGCCTCATTGTATGGTTTTCAGCAAGGTTGCAGGCCTCTCATTTTTCTAGACGGTGTACCCTTGAAGTCGAAATACCAAGGCAATTTATTAGCTGCATCAGCTGCAGATGGGAATGATGCAGTTTTTCCTCTTGCTTTTGCTGTGGTGGATGCAGAAACCAATGACAACTGGAATTGGTTTTTATTACAACTAAAATCAGCGTTATCAACATCTTGTCCCCTGACATTTGTGGCAGACAGACAAAAGGGATTAAGAGAATCAATTCCAGAGGTATTCAAGGGTTCTTACCATGGATATTGCCTACGGTACCTTACTGAGGAGCTTCTTAGAGACTTGAAAGGACAGTTTTCTCATGAGGTGAAGCGGCTGATGGTTGAGGATTTTTTCACAGCTGCTTACTCATTGAAGGCTGAAACCTTCCAAAGTTCTCTTGAGAATATCAAAAGTATTTCGATAGAGGCTTACAATTGGATTGCACAAAGTGAACCACATAACTGGGCTAATGCCTTTTTTCAGGGCACCAGATATAATCACTTGACTTCAAATTTTGGGGAGCTGTTCTATAGTTGGGCCTCTGAAGCAAATGAATTACCAATAACTCAAATGGTTGATGTGATAAGGGGTAAGATTATGGAATTAATCTATACTCGACGGACAGATTCCAATCATTGGTTGACAAGACTCACACCAACCATGGAGGAAAAACTAGAAAAAGAAGCCCATAAAGCCCGTGGTCTTCAAGTGCTATTGTCAACTGGTAGCACATTTGAGGTTCGTGGAGACTCCATTGAAACTGTTAACATTGATCACTGGGAATGTAGTTGCAGAGGATGGCAGCTTTCTGGTTTGCCTTGCTGTCATGCAATTGCAGTCATCAGTTGTTTAGCCCAGAGTATGTATGACTATTGTTCACGGTATTACACAACCGAGAGCTACAGATTAACGTACTCAGAGTCGATCCATCCTATTCCAAATGTTGATATTCCTCTATTGCAAGATTCTTCCCAAACTGCAATAACTGTAACCCCTCCTCCTACCCGTCGTCCGCCTGGCCGACCTACAACAAAGAAACAATTATCACTAGATGTATCTAAACGTCAACTGCAGTGCAGCCGGTGCAAGGGTCTTGGGCACAACAAGTCCACCTGCAAAGAACTG GATTGCATCACTGCACCAGGAACATCATAA
- the LOC115720472 gene encoding uncharacterized protein LOC115720472 gives MDVRTVILFYNGTWVDRTTYIDYEVEGILIPTDCSHYELSHIVYEALNLDRNKYTIDLQFQVTEGIPPIRIKDDSGCKFYEQIRRKNEDETKYPIFVNISTSTTDNEHNDRVNYTDNGETSLQTRQLLPTRTEYATKMADYVIEQTQKSMEESSEANQIISNPQVKRSSKLDCKLGCIDDNCNWTFLASKHGKTDMFIIRKIEHTHTCSLDITSGDHPQATSNLVGKVIKNKFVNSKRDYTPTEIVDDMVDDYSVSISYQKAWRAREKTIVDACRCPQESYSEIPSILYMMQISNPGTITDLVTDEDNKFKYLYFAVCASIKGWQHCTPIIVTDRTFLTNQHGGTLLIASAQNANRHIFPLAFAVVDSENDSSWEWFLHKIKETYGEREGQCIVSDRHESILKAVKETFPDIMHGVCCYHLMKNIKMKFKKGGDELKIAFNSASKAYNIEDFEKSMQDLDNINVRIRDYLVSEIGVEKWTRLYGMNRRYKTMTSNIAELVNAALKAVRDLAIATLLECLHSLVQRWYWENKNRAQKTTTTLAKIPEKTLKKQRDMSLKYKQIFWYTKYTTTTDLT, from the exons ATGGATGTTAGAACAGTGATTCTTTTTTACAATGGAACTTGGGTTGACAGAACAACATACATTGATTATGAAGTCGAAGGTATACTAATTCCAACAGATTGTTCACATTATGAGCTTTCTCACATAGTATACGAAGCTTTGAATTTGGACAGAAACAAATATACGATTGATCTTCAATTTCAAGTAACGGAAGGCATACCACCAATAAGAATCAAAGATGATAGTGGATGCAAGTTTTATGAACAAATACGAAGGAAAAATGAAGATGAGACCAAATATCCTATCTTCGTTAACATCTCAACATCCACAACCGACAATGAACACAATGATAGAGTAAACTATACCGACAATGGGGAAACTAGTTTACAAACAAGGCAACTGCTACCAACAAGAACAGAATATGCAACAAAGATGGCAGATTATGTGATTGAACAAACTCAAAAATCGATGGAAGAAAGCTCCGAAGCAAatcaaataatttcaaatcctcAA GTAAAAAGATCATCAAAACTAGACTGTAAACTAGGCTGTATTGATGATAACTGCAACTGGACATTCTTAGCATCAAAACATGGAAAGACTGACATGTTTATCATAAGAAAAATAGAGCATACTCATACATGTTCATTGGACATTACTTCTGGAGACCATCCTCAAGCTACAAGCAACCTGGTTGGAAAGGTTATAAAAAACAAGTTTGTAAACTCAAAAAGAGATTACACTCCAACAGAAATTGTTGATGACATGGTAGATGATTACAGTGTCTCTATATCTTACCAAAAAGCATGGAGAGCAAGAGAAAAGACAATTGTGGATGCTTGTCGCTGCCCACAAGAATCATACAGTGAGATACCATCAATTTTATACATGATGCAAATATCAAACCCAG GAACAATTACAGACCTAGTAACAGATgaagataacaaattcaaataTCTATACTTTGCAGTATGTGCTTCAATAAAAGGTTGGCAACACTGTACACCAATAATAGTCACGGATAGAACCTTTTTAACAAACCAACATGGAGGCACTTTGTTGATAGCAAGTGCACAAAATGCAAATAGACATATATTCCCACTTGCATTTGCAGTAGTAGATTCTGAAAATGACAGCTCTTGGGAATGGTTTCTtcacaaaataaaggaaacttatGGCGAAAGAGAAGGTCAATGCATCGTATCAGATAGACATGAGAGTATACTAAAAGCAGTAAAAGAGACATTTCCAGATATAATGCATGGGGTATGTTGTTACCATTTGATgaagaatataaaaatgaaattcaaaaaaggAGGTGATGAGCTCAAGATTGCATTTAATAGTGCATCTAAAGCTTACAACATAGAAGATTTTGAAAAGAGCATGCAAGACTTGGACAATATAAATGTAAGAATAAGAGATTACTTGGTGAGTGAAATTGGTGTCGAAAAGTGGACAAGACTATATGGCATGAACAGGAGATACAAAACAATGACATCAAATATTGCCGAATTAGTCAATGCAGCCTTGAAAGCAGTAAGAGACCTAGCCATCGCAACTCTACTAGAATGCCTACATTCATTGGTGCAAAGATGGTATTGGGAAAACAAGAATAGAGCCCAAAAAACTACAACAACACTGGCAAAAATACCTGAAAAAACATTAAAGAAACAAAGAGATATGAGTTTAAAGTACAAG CAAATCTTCTGGTATACCAAGTACACGACAACAACAGATCTCACATAG
- the LOC115719636 gene encoding succinate dehydrogenase subunit 5, mitochondrial, translated as MEKMIPLRSLYRSLWTRSYHMAALNHHGLRHYYAARCLPNFSSPSTSVTSRQALVSSDCRSPLSLSMGSTRSYSEDVTHMPVVTDPDLNRAFKDLLAASWDDLPDSLVHEVKAALSKNTDDNAGKEALTNVFRAAVASEEFGEIIMNLKMEFDDTVGMSGENIKPLSKEHANALQTIFSRYNTYLEAFGPDETYLRKKVETELGSKMIYLKMRCGGLSSDWGKVSVLGTSGLAGSYVEKRA; from the exons ATGGAGAAGATGATACCTCTGCGATCACTCTACCGCTCACTCTGGACTAGATCTTATCACATGGCTGCCCTCAACCACCATGGGCTCCGCCATTACTACGCTGCTCGATGCCTCCCCAATTTTTCATCCCCGTCCACCTCAGTTACTTCTCGCCAAGCCCTTGTTTCTTCtg ATTGCAGGTCTCCTCTTTCGTTGAGTATGGGAAGCACACGATCTTATAGTGAAGATGTAACTCACATGCCTGTCGTGACAGACCCTGATCTAAATAGGGCTTTTAAGGATTTGTTGGCTGCTAGTTGGGATGACCTCCCTGATAGTCTTGTCCATGAAGTAAAGGCTGCTTTGTCTAAGAATACCGATGACAATGCTGGAAAGGAAGCTTTAACCAATGTTTTTCGTGCTGCTGTAGCATCTGAGGAATTTGGTGAGATCATCATGAATTTAAAGATGGAATTCGATGACACTGTTGGAATGAGTGGCGAG AATATAAAGCCCTTGTCAAAAGAGCATGCGAATGCACTTCAAACAATTTTCAGTCGCTACAATACCTATTTGGAAGCATTTGGGCCTGATGAGACCTATTTGCGAAAGAAAGTGGAGACAGAACTGGGATCAAAGATGATTTACTTGAAGATGAGATGTGGTGGCTTAAGTTCTGACTGGGGAAAG GTATCAGTTCTAGGAACCTCTGGGCTTGCTGGATCTTATGTCGAGAAAAGAGCTTAA
- the LOC115721254 gene encoding uncharacterized protein LOC115721254, with protein MTVFCHEEHSNPSKGCKFLAACLKEAFSNCHNFRGRISTLGQDEEYPTSDFDDEEEEVVSAIRSGALEKLKKKPILMSSDNFSWVYYSPITRQLYISSKGLEQKEDDSNEDYEKEEFLSVKSCFSCCSSVAASKDVFLSVNTSFSHCPSPIELDLKEYQRRSIIQEFCHCEGWPFGLCRKVVLLPPLPKSPSESWSWHKGTTKMVKLTY; from the exons ATGACTGTGTTCTGTCATGAAGAGCATTCAAATCCTTCCAAGGGATGCAAATTTCTGGCTGCTTGTTTAAAGGAAGCATTTTCCAATTGCCATAACTTTCGAGGAAGAATTTCAACTTTAGGCCAAGATGAAGAATACCCAACAAGCGATTTCGATGATGAAGAAGAG GAAGTTGTTTCAGCAATTCGAAGTGGGGCACTAGAGAAGTTGAAGAAGAAGCCTATCCTTATGAGCTCAGATAACTTTTCTTGGGTTTATTACTCTCCAATAACCAGACAACTATACATAAGCTCAAAAGGACTCGAACAAAAAGAGGATGATAGTAATGAAGACTACGAAAAAGAAGAGTTTTTATCAGTGAAAAGCTGTTTTTCTTGTTGTTCAAGTGTTGCTGCAAGTAAAGATGTTTTTCTTTCTGTCAATACAAGTTTTTCTCATTGTCCAAGTCCAATTGAGCTCGACTTAAAAGAGTATCAAAGGCGTTCGATAATTCAAGAGTTTTGTCACTGTGAAGGGTGGCCTTTTGGTCTGTGCCGCAAGGTTGTGTTGCTTCCTCCACTGCCTAAGTCACCCTCTGAATCCTGGTCATGGCATAAAGGCACCACCAAGATGGTTAAACTAACTTATTAG
- the LOC115721255 gene encoding uncharacterized protein LOC115721255, with protein MAHNGLLVPAEARISPQSHWTVFDGTVKAFPLSPDALMVDINSAISNLEFSRATALLESRSPPPPSSSSSSPSKKKSFDSSKVAQNYDARMADEAFTAGCTAFNAGKHDEALRCLIVSLSKCPPGQTSAITKLQSLISLTSKQLQKSTN; from the coding sequence ATGGCTCATAATGGCCTTCTTGTTCCAGCAGAAGCAAGAATAAGCCCCCAATCCCATTGGACCGTCTTTGATGGTACTGTTAAAGCTTTCCCACTTTCTCCAGATGCTCTAATGGTAGACATTAATTCTGCCATATCTAATCTTGAATTTTCACGAGCCACGGCTCTGTTGGAGTCACgctcaccaccaccaccatcatcttcttcttcttctccttcgaaAAAGAAGAGCTTTGATTCGAGTAAAGTGGCTCAGAACTATGATGCTCGAATGGCTGATGAAGCCTTTACGGCAGGGTGTACGGCCTTCAATGCTGGAAAACATGATGAGGCTCTTCGCTGTTTAATTGTTTCGCTTTCCAAGTGCCCACCGGGTCAGACTTCCGCCATTACTAAACTTCAATCTCTTATCTCTTTAACTTCTAAGCAACTTCAGAAATCCACCAACTGA
- the LOC115719358 gene encoding probable L-cysteine desulfhydrase, chloroplastic: protein MASSPQNHHGRELELENDNNDENHHLVFNGDGKGNTHVPKKPKLSSFITESEIRSEFAHHDQTVARINNGSFGCCPAFVMDAQRIWQRRFLAQPDDFYFNGLKKGILHSRTLIKDLINAEHVDEVSIVDNATTAAAIVLQQTSWAFSQGKYDKGDAVVMLHYAYGAVKKSIEAYITRAGGHVIEVPLPFPVNSNEEIVTEFRRALERGKANGKRVRLAVIDHITSMPCVVIPIKELVKICREEGVDQVFIDAAHGIGCTKVDMKEIGADYYASNLHKWFFCPPSIALLYCRKSPKVADLHHPVVSHEYGNGLAIESAWIGTRDYSPQLVVPSALEFINRFEDGIEGIKKRNHEEVVKMGKMLSNAWGTHLGCPPEMCASMIMIGLPACLGVSSEKDTIKLRTYLREEFCVEVPLYYRPPKDGEIGSLTGYARISHQVYNKVDDYIKLRDAINKLVSDGFTCSLLST from the coding sequence ATGGCTTCCTCGCCGCAAAACCACCATGGCCGTGAGCTTGAGCTCGAGAACGACAATAACGACGAAAACCACCATCTCGTTTTCAATGGCGACGGTAAAGGCAATACCCATGTTCCCAAAAAGCCCAAGCTATCTTCTTTCATCACAGAATCCGAAATTAGATCCGAGTTCGCTCACCATGACCAGACTGTTGCCCGGATCAACAACGGTAGCTTTGGTTGTTGCCCGGCTTTCGTTATGGATGCGCAGAGGATATGGCAACGAAGGTTTCTGGCTCAGCCTGATGATTTCTACTTCAATGGACTGAAGAAAGGGATTCTTCATTCCAGGACTTTAATCAAGGATTTGATCAACGCCGAACACGTGGATGAGGTCTCCATCGTTGATAATGCCACCACCGCTGCCGCCATCGTCCTCCAGCAGACCTCATGGGCTTTCTCCCAGGGAAAATACGACAAAGGTGACGCCGTCGTTATGCTCCATTATGCTTACGGCGCCGTCAAGAAATCCATCGAGGCTTATATCACACGCGCCGGCGGGCACGTGATTGAGGTACCTTTGCCTTTTCCCGTAAACTCTAATGAAGAGATTGTTACTGAGTTTAGAAGAGCTTTAGAGAGAGGTAAGGCTAATGGTAAGAGGGTTAGGCTTGCTGTAATCGACCATATTACTTCAATGCCTTGTgtggtaatacccattaaagaGTTGGTCAAGATTTGTAGGGAAGAAGGTGTTGACCAGGTTTTTATAGATGCTGCTCATGGTATTGGGTGTACCAAAGTTGATATGAAAGAGATTGGAGCTGATTATTATGCTAGTAATTTACATAAATGGTTCTTTTGTCCACCTTCTATAGCTTTATTGTATTGTAGAAAGTCTCCCAAGGTTGCTGATTTACACCACCCTGTTGTTTCTCATGAGTATGGTAATGGATTGGCTATAGAAAGTGCTTGGATTGGAACAAGGGATTACAGTCCTCAGTTGGTGGTGCCTTCTGCTTTGGAGTTCATCAATAGGTTTGAAGATGGTATTGAGGGGATTAAGAAGAGAAACCATGAAGAAGTTGTTAAGATGGGGAAGATGTTGTCTAATGCTTGGGGAACCCATCTTGGTTGCCCTCCTGAGATGTGTGCAAGCATGATAATGATTGGCTTGCCTGCTTGTTTAGGGGTTTCTAGTGAGAAAGATACTATAAAGTTGAGGACTTATTTGAGGGAAGAGTTTTGTGTTGAAGTTCCTCTCTATTACCGGCCTCCTAAAGATGGAGAGATTGGTTCCCTAACTGGTTATGCTCGCATTTCACATCAGGTGTATAACAAAGTTGATGACTATATTAAACTTAGGGATGCCATTAACAAGCTTGTGTCTGATGGATTCACTTGCTCTCTTCTCTCTACATGA
- the LOC115718700 gene encoding uncharacterized protein LOC115718700: MALRRLLGFSDGELMRSDAKPCSRLMRHTAGLFSVGGGLAFWILCRLHYGPRITVPRSLRWAAFGAVSMSSTSALLVRLLCAECEPQNIAVYDKGK; this comes from the exons ATGGCGTTGAGGAGATTATTGGGGTTTTCGGATGGCGAGCTGATGAGGTCAGATGCAAAACCTTGTTCTAGGTTGATGAGACACACTGCTGGACTTTTCAGCGTTGGTGGAGGATTGGCATTCTGGATTCTTTGTCGATTGCATTACG GTCCCAGAATTACGGTTCCAAGGAGTCTCCGGTGGGCAGCTTTCGGAGCTGTTTCGATGAGCTCAACCTCAGCACTGCTGGTACGTTTATTGTGTGCGGAGTGTGAACCCCAAAACATAGCTGTTTATGACAAGGGAAAGTAA